The Corynebacterium suranareeae genome window below encodes:
- the rlmB gene encoding 23S rRNA (guanosine(2251)-2'-O)-methyltransferase RlmB, whose protein sequence is MAGNDSRRGGLRKTNKKGATKGSGGQIRRGLKGKGPTPKAEDRTYHAAHKRKLERERRDRGRHQRETPELVVGRNPVLECLHARVPATALYVAQGAANDERLSEAVHTAAGRNIPVLEVNKLELDRMTGNGMHQGIGLAIPPFEYADVHDLIANAAASKKPGMFVILDNITDPRNLGAVIRSVAAFGGNGVIIPERRSASVTAVAWRTSAGTAARVPVAKETNMTRVVKEFQQNGYQVVGLDAGGDHTLDTYDGTDNVVVVVGSEGKGISRLVRENCDTIMSIPTESWVESLNASVAAGVVLSEFARQRRVKG, encoded by the coding sequence ATGGCAGGAAATGATAGCCGTCGTGGCGGCTTACGTAAGACTAATAAAAAGGGTGCAACCAAGGGCAGTGGTGGACAGATTCGTCGCGGCCTGAAAGGTAAAGGGCCAACCCCAAAGGCTGAGGATCGCACGTATCACGCAGCGCACAAGCGCAAATTAGAGCGTGAGCGCAGGGATCGTGGTCGTCACCAGCGTGAGACACCGGAGTTGGTCGTGGGTCGTAACCCAGTTCTGGAGTGCCTGCATGCACGCGTTCCAGCAACGGCGTTGTATGTGGCACAAGGTGCAGCTAATGATGAGCGTCTTAGCGAAGCCGTGCACACTGCAGCTGGCCGCAACATCCCAGTGCTGGAAGTAAACAAGCTTGAGCTGGATCGCATGACTGGCAACGGCATGCACCAGGGCATTGGTTTGGCCATTCCTCCGTTTGAGTATGCGGATGTGCATGATCTAATCGCCAATGCTGCAGCTTCTAAGAAGCCCGGCATGTTTGTGATTTTAGATAACATCACTGACCCTCGTAACCTGGGTGCCGTGATTCGTTCTGTTGCTGCTTTTGGTGGCAACGGTGTGATTATTCCGGAGCGTCGTTCGGCTTCCGTGACGGCTGTGGCATGGCGTACATCTGCTGGTACTGCAGCACGCGTGCCAGTGGCAAAGGAAACCAACATGACTCGCGTTGTGAAGGAATTCCAGCAAAATGGTTACCAGGTTGTTGGCCTGGATGCTGGTGGCGATCACACGCTGGATACTTACGACGGCACCGACAACGTCGTGGTCGTGGTGGGTTCTGAGGGCAAGGGAATTTCCCGTTTGGTCCGCGAAAACTGCGATACCATCATGTCGATTCCGACCGAAAGCTGGGTGGAATCGCTGAATGCTTCGGTTGCAGCTGGTGTGGTGCTGTCGGAGTTCGCGCGCCAGCGCCGCGTTAAGGGTTAG
- the cysS gene encoding cysteine--tRNA ligase yields the protein MTLRIFDTGTRTLREFQPVKPGHASVYLCGATPQALPHIGHVRSAVAFDILRRWLMAKGLDVAFVRNVTDIDDKILTKASENNRPWWEWVSTYEREFTWTYNTLGVLPPSVEPRATGHVTQMVEYMQRLIDNGFAYAVDGSVYFDVAAWSKAEGSDYGSLSGNRVEDMEQGETDNFGKRGPQDFALWKAAKPGEPSWPTPWGEGRPGWHLECSAMATYYLGEQFDIHCGGLDLQFPHHENEIAQAHAAGDKFANYWMHNHWVTMAGEKMSKSLGNVLSVPEMLKQVRPVELRYYLGSAHYRSVLEYSETALSEAAVGYRRIEAFLERVGDVEVGEWTPGFEAAMDEDIAVPKALAEIHNAVREGNAALDKNDREAAQKLASSVRAMTGVLGFDPVEWGSDSEADGKAEKALDVLISAELERRATARAEKNWAVADEVRDRLAGAGIEVVDTADGATWKLQ from the coding sequence GTGACTCTACGCATCTTTGACACCGGTACCCGTACGCTTCGAGAATTCCAGCCTGTTAAACCAGGTCATGCCTCGGTGTACCTGTGTGGTGCCACTCCGCAAGCTTTACCCCACATCGGTCATGTGCGTTCAGCGGTAGCGTTTGATATTTTGCGCCGCTGGCTCATGGCTAAGGGGCTCGATGTGGCTTTTGTTCGAAATGTCACTGATATTGATGACAAGATTCTAACCAAGGCCTCTGAGAACAATCGCCCGTGGTGGGAGTGGGTGTCCACCTACGAACGTGAATTCACCTGGACTTATAACACCCTTGGTGTGCTTCCTCCATCGGTGGAGCCACGAGCTACAGGTCATGTCACTCAAATGGTTGAGTACATGCAGCGCCTGATTGATAATGGATTTGCCTACGCTGTTGATGGCTCTGTGTATTTCGATGTTGCAGCTTGGTCAAAGGCAGAAGGATCAGATTACGGTTCTTTGTCTGGCAACCGAGTTGAGGATATGGAACAAGGCGAAACCGATAACTTTGGCAAACGGGGACCACAGGATTTCGCACTGTGGAAGGCAGCCAAACCAGGGGAGCCATCGTGGCCGACTCCATGGGGAGAGGGGCGTCCAGGGTGGCATTTGGAATGCTCTGCCATGGCCACCTACTATTTGGGTGAGCAATTTGATATTCACTGCGGTGGTTTGGATCTGCAATTTCCGCATCACGAAAATGAAATTGCCCAGGCACATGCGGCTGGCGATAAATTTGCCAACTACTGGATGCACAATCACTGGGTAACAATGGCCGGAGAAAAAATGTCCAAGTCTTTGGGCAATGTTTTGTCGGTGCCGGAAATGTTGAAGCAGGTTCGTCCTGTGGAGCTGCGTTATTACCTTGGATCTGCTCATTACCGTTCAGTTTTGGAGTATTCCGAAACTGCGTTAAGTGAAGCTGCGGTGGGTTATCGTCGCATCGAAGCTTTCTTGGAGCGCGTTGGTGATGTTGAGGTCGGTGAGTGGACGCCAGGTTTTGAAGCTGCGATGGATGAAGATATCGCGGTTCCAAAAGCTTTAGCTGAGATTCATAATGCAGTTCGTGAAGGCAATGCTGCGTTGGACAAAAATGATCGTGAAGCAGCGCAAAAGCTTGCTTCTTCGGTTCGTGCAATGACTGGTGTGTTGGGCTTTGATCCTGTGGAATGGGGATCAGATTCAGAGGCTGATGGCAAGGCGGAAAAGGCTCTTGATGTGCTGATTTCTGCAGAGCTTGAGCGTCGTGCAACTGCTCGTGCGGAGAAAAATTGGGCGGTTGCAGATGAGGTTCGAGATCGTCTGGCAGGTGCAGGTATTGAGGTTGTTGATACCGCAGATGGCGCCACATGGAAACTGCAGTAG
- a CDS encoding sucrose-specific PTS transporter subunit IIBC, producing the protein MDHKALAQRILRDVGGEDNIVAAAHCATRLRLVLKDSKGVDRQGLDDDPDLKGTFETGGMFQIIVGPGDVDHVFKELDQATSKDIAVSTEQLKDVVANNANWFSRAVKVLADIFVPLIPILVGGGLLMAINNVLVAQDLFGPQSLVEMFPQISGIAEMINLMASAPFAFLPVLVGFTATKRFGGNEFLGAGIGMAMVFPTLVNGYDVAATVAAGEMPVWNLFGLDVAQAGYQGTVLPVLVVSWILATIEKFLHKRLKGTADFLITPVLTLLLTGFLTFIAIGPVMRSAGDLLAHGLQGLYEFGGPVGGLLFGLVYSPIVITGLHQSFPPIELELFNQGGSFIFATASMANTAQGAACLAVFFLAKSEKLKGLAGASGVSAVLGITEPAIFGVNLRLRWPFFIGIGTAAIGGALIALFNIKAVALGAAGFLGVVSIDAPDMVMFLVCAVATFIIAFGAAIAYGLYLVRRNGSIDPDAAPDATPNATSAQVVQAEESQEFESNSTIIQAPLTGEVIALSSVSDAMFASGKLGSGVAIVPTKGQLVSPVSGKVVVAFPSGHAFAVRTKAEDGSNVDILMHIGFDTVNLNGTHFKPLKKQGDEVQAGELLCEFDIDAIKSAGYEVTTPIVVSNYKKTGAVNPYGLGEIEAGSNLLNVANKAEVNATALS; encoded by the coding sequence ATGGATCACAAGGCTCTCGCACAGCGGATTCTCCGCGATGTCGGCGGCGAAGACAATATCGTGGCCGCCGCGCACTGTGCCACTCGTTTGCGTCTCGTTCTCAAAGATTCCAAGGGCGTGGACCGCCAAGGACTCGATGATGATCCAGACCTCAAAGGAACGTTTGAAACCGGTGGCATGTTTCAAATCATCGTCGGTCCTGGCGATGTGGACCATGTATTCAAAGAACTGGATCAAGCCACATCCAAAGACATTGCCGTCTCCACCGAGCAGCTCAAAGATGTGGTTGCCAACAACGCCAACTGGTTTAGTCGGGCCGTAAAAGTCTTGGCAGACATCTTCGTGCCACTAATCCCAATCTTGGTTGGTGGCGGTCTGCTCATGGCAATCAACAACGTGCTTGTCGCCCAAGATCTCTTTGGCCCGCAATCGCTCGTTGAGATGTTCCCACAAATCAGCGGGATTGCTGAGATGATCAACTTGATGGCATCAGCACCGTTTGCCTTCCTCCCAGTATTGGTTGGATTTACAGCAACTAAACGTTTTGGTGGAAATGAGTTCCTAGGTGCCGGCATTGGCATGGCGATGGTATTTCCAACTCTGGTCAATGGCTACGATGTGGCCGCAACCGTGGCTGCGGGTGAAATGCCAGTGTGGAATCTGTTTGGTTTGGATGTTGCCCAAGCTGGTTATCAGGGCACCGTACTTCCGGTTTTGGTTGTTTCTTGGATTTTGGCAACGATCGAGAAGTTCTTGCACAAACGCCTCAAGGGCACCGCGGACTTCCTGATTACCCCAGTCCTTACCCTGCTGCTCACTGGCTTCTTGACCTTCATTGCGATTGGTCCAGTGATGCGCTCTGCCGGTGATTTGTTGGCACACGGTCTCCAGGGGCTCTATGAGTTCGGTGGTCCGGTAGGCGGTTTGCTCTTTGGTCTGGTGTACTCACCGATCGTGATTACTGGTTTGCACCAGTCGTTCCCTCCAATTGAGCTAGAACTGTTTAACCAGGGTGGATCCTTCATTTTTGCTACAGCATCCATGGCTAATACTGCCCAAGGTGCAGCGTGTTTGGCGGTGTTCTTCCTGGCTAAGAGCGAGAAGCTTAAAGGTCTAGCTGGTGCCTCAGGTGTATCTGCAGTTCTAGGAATTACAGAACCTGCCATCTTCGGTGTGAACCTTCGCCTGCGTTGGCCTTTCTTTATCGGTATCGGTACCGCAGCTATCGGTGGAGCACTGATTGCACTGTTTAATATCAAGGCAGTGGCGCTGGGAGCAGCAGGTTTCTTAGGTGTTGTTTCTATTGATGCTCCCGATATGGTGATGTTCTTAGTTTGTGCGGTTGCTACCTTTATTATCGCTTTCGGTGCAGCGATTGCTTATGGCCTGTATTTGGTGCGACGCAATGGAAGCATTGATCCAGATGCAGCTCCAGATGCAACTCCGAATGCAACCTCAGCACAAGTAGTACAGGCCGAAGAATCACAAGAATTTGAAAGCAACTCCACCATCATTCAAGCTCCTTTAACTGGTGAAGTAATCGCACTCAGCAGTGTCAGCGATGCGATGTTTGCCAGCGGAAAGCTTGGCTCCGGTGTTGCCATTGTTCCAACCAAAGGCCAGCTGGTTTCTCCAGTGAGCGGAAAAGTTGTGGTGGCCTTCCCATCTGGGCACGCCTTTGCGGTTCGCACCAAAGCAGAAGATGGCTCCAATGTGGATATCTTGATGCACATTGGCTTTGACACCGTAAACCTCAATGGCACGCACTTTAAGCCACTGAAAAAGCAAGGCGATGAAGTCCAAGCAGGAGAACTTTTGTGCGAGTTTGATATTGATGCCATCAAGTCTGCGGGCTATGAAGTAACCACCCCGATTGTTGTCTCTAATTACAAGAAAACTGGAGCTGTAAATCCTTATGGTTTGGGTGAAATTGAGGCTGGATCAAACCTGCTCAATGTGGCAAACAAAGCAGAGGTTAACGCTACTGCTTTAAGTTAG